The proteins below are encoded in one region of Aquisphaera giovannonii:
- a CDS encoding aminoacyl-tRNA deacylase, translating into MYVVDFLRSRHVEFETLLHRPASSSERLAGSVHVPGRAVAKSVLVRAGESLCLAILPATSRVDFERLAQALGRPGGEVRMATPEELESTFVDCEPGAVPPFGRLYGIPSIVDESLARCETIVLRANTLHQGVRMRFPDFECLEAPLIGSFAGPILGPSSRPSRRRAG; encoded by the coding sequence ATGTACGTCGTCGATTTCCTGCGCAGTCGTCACGTGGAGTTCGAGACCCTGCTCCACCGCCCGGCCTCCTCGTCGGAGCGGCTCGCCGGCAGCGTGCACGTCCCCGGGCGGGCCGTGGCGAAATCGGTCCTCGTGCGGGCGGGCGAGAGCCTCTGCCTTGCCATCCTGCCGGCGACCTCCCGGGTCGACTTCGAGCGCCTGGCCCAGGCGCTCGGCCGGCCGGGCGGGGAGGTCCGGATGGCCACGCCCGAGGAACTCGAGTCCACCTTCGTCGATTGCGAGCCCGGGGCCGTGCCGCCGTTCGGGCGCCTCTACGGCATCCCGTCGATCGTGGACGAATCGCTCGCCCGGTGCGAGACGATCGTCCTGAGGGCGAACACCCTGCACCAGGGGGTGCGGATGCGATTCCCGGACTTCGAGTGCCTCGAGGCGCCGCTGATCGGGTCCTTCGCCGGGCCGATCCTCGGCCCATCCTCCCGCCCCTCCCGGCGGCGGGCGGGCTGA
- a CDS encoding TolC family protein has protein sequence MANSAGEEGPPARGRDPRVVPARLESAREREGPDRPEVSAAPLPPGGALEDEPRPSAVPGAMPLDACIRAALDGNATVRAARFNVEALRQRIPQVTALDDPILSNSIYPIPSVAPQYSLMGYMPYGALLAQQFPWCGTLRLRGLAAEKDVRIALFELAATELDAVAATKRAYHDLRYAERAEVLLIRNRKLASEFLEIARARYPTATASQPDVLRSEVAVTDIDREIEDNRAALADARAELARVMHADPEAELRTAPDLAVEGIPQPLDRLYQLALSARPDLQGRLAAIDRDEAAVALARKKAYPNVTLGVLYQDMEKTNAMTPQTAGGMPNVGLFVGMNLPVYRKKIAAGVCEAQARAAADRALYEAERDQSRRDIKALFALARSQQNVLAILRRSNLPAARQMLRLTASEYRSNVAGVDFLSVAAAWRDLLQVELQVARSEAELGKTIASLERGVGVQLNDSPPPAAAGGGPRP, from the coding sequence GCGGGCGAGGAGGGCCCGCCGGCCCGTGGCCGCGATCCTCGGGTCGTCCCCGCCCGGCTCGAGTCGGCCCGGGAGCGGGAGGGGCCGGACCGGCCGGAGGTCTCGGCCGCGCCCCTGCCTCCGGGAGGGGCCCTCGAGGATGAGCCCCGGCCCTCGGCCGTCCCCGGGGCGATGCCGCTGGACGCATGCATCCGCGCCGCCCTGGACGGCAACGCCACGGTGCGAGCCGCCCGGTTCAACGTCGAGGCCCTGAGGCAGCGGATCCCGCAGGTGACGGCGCTCGACGACCCGATCCTCTCCAACAGCATCTACCCGATCCCCTCGGTCGCGCCTCAGTATTCGCTCATGGGCTACATGCCCTACGGGGCGCTCCTGGCGCAGCAGTTCCCGTGGTGCGGCACGCTCCGCCTCCGCGGGCTCGCGGCGGAGAAGGACGTCCGGATCGCCCTCTTCGAGCTGGCGGCGACGGAGCTGGACGCGGTCGCCGCGACGAAGCGGGCGTATCACGACCTCCGCTACGCGGAGCGGGCCGAGGTCCTGCTGATCCGGAATCGGAAGCTCGCCTCCGAGTTCCTCGAGATCGCCCGCGCCCGATACCCGACGGCGACGGCGAGCCAGCCGGACGTCCTCCGCTCCGAGGTCGCCGTGACCGACATCGACCGCGAGATCGAGGACAACCGCGCCGCGCTCGCCGACGCACGAGCCGAGCTCGCGAGGGTGATGCATGCCGACCCCGAGGCGGAGCTCCGCACCGCGCCCGACCTCGCCGTCGAGGGCATCCCGCAGCCGCTCGACCGGCTCTATCAGCTTGCCCTCTCCGCCCGGCCGGACCTCCAGGGGCGGCTCGCGGCCATCGATCGCGACGAGGCGGCGGTGGCCCTGGCCCGCAAGAAGGCCTATCCGAACGTCACCCTCGGCGTGCTCTACCAGGACATGGAGAAGACCAACGCGATGACGCCCCAGACCGCGGGGGGCATGCCCAACGTCGGCCTCTTCGTCGGGATGAACCTGCCGGTCTACCGCAAGAAGATCGCCGCGGGCGTCTGCGAGGCCCAGGCCCGCGCCGCGGCCGACCGCGCGCTCTACGAGGCGGAGCGCGACCAGTCCCGGCGCGACATCAAGGCCCTCTTCGCGCTGGCCCGGTCCCAGCAGAACGTCCTGGCGATCCTCCGCCGGAGCAATCTCCCCGCCGCCCGCCAGATGCTCCGCCTGACCGCGAGCGAGTACCGGTCGAACGTCGCCGGGGTGGACTTCCTCTCCGTCGCCGCCGCCTGGCGCGACCTGCTCCAGGTGGAGCTCCAGGTCGCCCGGTCGGAGGCCGAGCTCGGCAAGACGATCGCCTCGCTGGAGCGCGGCGTCGGGGTGCAGCTCAACGACTCCCCCCCGCCCGCCGCGGCGGGAGGCGGTCCCAGGCCATGA